The DNA segment AGAGATTCAAATCACGCACGGGGCGCACTTCCACGCTGCCGACCCGCGCCGCCGGAATGCCGCCGGCCACCTGCAGCGCCTCATTCAAGTCCTTGGCTTCGATCAGGTAGAAGCCGGCAAGCTGCTCCTTGGTTTCGGCAAACGGTCCATCGGTGATCGACAACTTGCCGTTACGCATACGCACGGTGGTGGCCGTGCTCACCGGCTGCAGGGCCTCGGCCGCAAGCATGCGGCCACTGCCGTGGACCGCCTCGGCGTAGGCGTGGCATTCCGGGTCCTTGGGGCTGTCGGGCAGGCTGTGCAGCAAAGCTTCGGCGCTGTAGACCAGGCACAGGTATTTCATGGTGTTCTCCGTTTTTCGGACTAATGACTATAGTTCGCGGCACTCACGGTTCCAGGTCGAACAGACCGACGCCGGTTTCCATATCGAACGGTGCGGACCAATGCTCGTGCACCACCTTCCACTGGCCGTTAATCCGCTGGTAGCCGGCGCTGACCCGCATCCAGCAGGTTTTCAGCACGCCATCGGGCCCGGTGCCGCCGCAGTGGGCGAGCCAGTGGGCAAAGGCGCTGTCATCGGCGGCGACGATATGCAGTTCATGAAAGTCGAAAACACCGGGGCCCGGGCAAAACTCCATGCAGGCCTGCCAATGGGCACGGTAGGCCGCCTTGCCTTTGAACTGCAGGGCATTGACGGCGTCGAACGCGACGATATCTTCGGCGTAAAAGCTGACAATCTGCTCGACATCCTTGGCGACCACCGCTTGCTTCCATTGCTCGATCAGGGTGTTGATTGCGTTGCTCATGGCGATACTCCTCGGGGTGGAAAATCACAGAAGACACCCTTGGTCGAATGGGCCGCCTGCCAATCGACAAGCCTACAAAAAATAATTTCGCCAAGGGCAAAGCCGCTAGAATTTGCGACTTCCCTGTAGGACTTCGGATATCTGCTCGATGGAAACCCGCCTCGCGCCCTATGAGACGCTGACCGCTGCACAGCAACAGCAACTCGCCAGCCTCGAAGTCCACCCCGAGCAACTGGCCTATAGCGGCGATATCGACTGCGCGCTGAACAGCCTGCTGGTCAACCCCAACCCCGGCATCAAGGGCTTTGCCTTGCTGGCCGACGAAATCCCCGTGGCCTTCCTGCTGCTCAAGCGCCCGCCCTGCCTACCCCATTGGGCCGACGAACACAGCGCCACACTGCATGCCCTGCAAGTCGATCGCCACCAACAGGGCCGCGGCTTGGGCAAAGCCTGCCTGCAAGCCCTGCCCGCTGCCGCCCGCCTGGCCTGGCCACAGATCACGGCGTTGGAGTTGTCGGTGGACAGCGACAATGTGGCGGCAATGGGCTTGTATTTGCAGCAGGGCTGGGTAGACCGGGGCGAGGCGTATAAGGGGCGGGTGGGTTATGAACGGCGGTTGGCACTGACACTCGGTTGATATCAGCGTTGACAACCCCAAAATGTAACGTATATATAACTTTAAAATACCAAAGTAACGGTAACGCGACATGGATCCTGCACTTCTGAGCCAGAGAATCGGCAACCAGGTTCGCTCGATGCGCCTCAGCCGTGGCCATACACAAGCACAGCTGGCACAGCTGGCCGGTACGACGCGGCAAAAACTGATCGAGATTGAGCACGGCAGCTTGTCGGTGGCGATGAATGCCTACGCACGGGTTTTTGCAGCCTTGGGCAGTGAGGTCAAACTGGTCCCCGTTTCCATGCCAACGCTGGAGGAAGTGGAGGATTTGTTCAATGAGTAGCTACAAACTGCAGGTCCGTACGCCCGAAGGCGCAAGTGGCAGCGTGTTCGTCGGCACTGAGCACTACCACTTTCGCTACGCTGATGATGCCCTGGAGCAGAGTGCAATCAGCCTGCTGATGCCAGTGCGGGCCGAGGAGTATCGACGGCATGAACTGCACCCGATCTTTCAAATGAACCTGCCCGAAGGTTATGTACTGGAGCAACTGAAAAACCGTCTGGCGAAGACCGTCAAGGTAGATCCAATGCTGTTGTTGGCCCTGTCAGGCAGCAGCGCACCTATCGGCCGCGTCTTCACCTCGTCCGCGCAAGTCAACCAACTGATTGAGCGCAACAGCCCCGTGTCGTACGGTGAGCGTCTGGATGAAATCCTCGCCTGGGATGGTGCCGAGGATTTGTTTACCCATCTGGTCGATCGCTACATCCTTCGCGCCGGCATTTCCGGGGTACAGCCTAAGGTATTGGTACCCGAAATCCCGCTGGTACCGGAACAGAAATTCACATCGAAAACCAACGATCTGATCATCAAGAGCGGGCGTGACGAGTTTCCAGGCCTGGCGATCAACGAATACCTGTGTATGTCGATTGCAAGGGAGGCAGGTATCCCCGTGCCACCCTTCTACTTGTCACAGAACCACAAGCTTTTCATCATGCGCCGCTTTGATCGGGACGAAAAACTCAACCCCCTGGGCTTTGAAGACATGACCACATTGATGGGCCTTTCCGCCGAGCAGAAATACAGCAAGAGCTACAACATGATTGCCAAGGCTGTTCGCCTCTTTTGTGCAATCGAACATGAACGCAGCTCCCTGGAGCAGTTGTTCGATAGCGTTGCGCTGAGCTGTATCGTCGGCAATGGTGATGCCCATCTGAAAAATTTTGGCTTGCTCTACAGCGATCCACTCAAACGTGACGCCCGTCTTGCACCCGCTTATGACATCGCCAATACCACCGCCTATATTCCCGAAGACGCCCTGGCTCTGGACCTGGACGGCAACCGCTCATTCTTTGCGTCACGCTTGGGAATCCTTGAGTTTGCCAAGACCTGCAGCATAGAAAACGCCGAGGAGCGCATCCGGGCTCTGCTGCAGACCCTTGAAGTGGTACTCGCACGTGAAGACGATTATTGTCGGCAAGCACCCCACGTTGCTCAGGCCATCCGGCAATCAGCGCAGGGCTACCAACGCAGCTTTGGCGGATAATCGCCAGCGCTCCCTGGGCAAGGAGACCCCCATGCTAACCACCCTGGACCAACTCGAAACCCTCTACGGCCTGCCCCAGGAGCGTGCCCTACGCAAGGAAATCGCGTTTCTCAATGAGGATTACCAGGCGATGGTCAAAGCCTCGCCGCTGGTGATTGTCAGTTCTTCAGGCGCCGATGGCCTCGACGGCTCGCCTCGGGGCGATGTGCCGGGGTTTGTGCGGATCATTGATGAGCGCACGCTGGCGATCCCCGATCGGCCGGGCAATAACCGCCTCGATACCTTGCGTAACCTGTTGGTGGATCCACGGATTGCCTTGCTGTTCATTATTCCGGGGATCGGGGAAACGTTGCGGGTCAACGGGCGGGCGCAGATTTCCATCGAACCTGAGTTGCTGCAGAGCTTTGCGGTCAACGGCAAGCCGGCGCGGTCGGTGATTGTGGTGCAGGTAGAGGCGGCGTATTTCCACTGTTCGAAAGCTTTTGTGCGCTCCGATTGCTGGAACCCGGACAAGCATGTGGAGCGTTCGACGCTGCCGTCAGCAGGGGCTTTTCACAAGCGTTTGAATGATGGGCAGTTTGATGCCGAGGCCTACGACCGGGAAATGCCGGAGCGGGTCAAGGCCACGTTGTATTGAGGCCCTGGGCGGCTCGGGCGCCCTTGAGATCGCCATCGCGGGCAAGCCCGCTCCCACAGGTAATTGCGCCGTACCTGGCTTTGAGTAAACCCCCGATACAAATGTGGGAGCTGGCTTGCCTGCGATGGCGGTGGATCAGGCGATGTACAGGTTATGCGGACTTTTCGACAGGCAGCCAGATTTCCACGGTACCGGTGCCCTTATCCACGTCGAAGTCGGCGCTGTAGCGCTCGAAATCCGGCCCGGCGACCTTGTACCCCGAGGTCGGCAACCACTCGTACATAATCCGTTCATAGGTCTGCGACAGCGCATACACCGGCCCGTAGTGCGCGAAGACCGCATAATGATTGGCCGGCACTTCAATGGATTGAAAGTTGCCCGGCACATCACTTTTGGCTGGCACTTCGACCCCGGCGATGTAATCAAACTCTTCCTGGGTGGCGTTGTAGCAAACGCCGTAGGTCACGCCGCCCATGCGCTTTGTGATGTCCTTGATGCAGCTGTCGAACAACTCCCATAGCTTCGGAATGTCCCCCAGCGTGGCCTTGCCGTAATGACCGCCGACCCCGGCAATGACCATCGCCCTGCCCTCTTCCATGCGGGGTTCCAGGGGTAACGTTACCTGTTGGTTCATCTGCACAATCTCCATTGATAAATGACCAAAACCATACTGAGTATAGGGGCATAGTCATCCAACACTCCAGGCCGAAAATTTTCCGGCGCCATCTGGACAACCTACCCTCATCGCCCGTATTGTCTGCCCCGCAGGCCACCGCAGTGGCCGACGTCGCTCGGACGGTTCCGGGCGCTTACGTATTCCGAGGCAACAATGGCAGACCAAGGTTCGCCGCGCCGCTTTGCGCGCATAGATCGACTCCCCCCTTATGTTTTCAATATCACTGCCGAGCTGAAGATGGCTGCGCGTCGGCGCGGCGAAGACATCATCGACTTGAGCATGGGTAACCCCGACGGCCCGACTCCACCGCATATCGTGGAGAAACTGGTGACCGTCGCCCAGCGCGAAGACACCCACGGCTACTCCACCTCCAAAGGCATCCCGCGCCTGCGCCGCGCCATTTCGCGCTGGTACAAGGACCGCTATGAGGTGGATATCGACCCGGAAACCGAGGCCATCGTGACCATCGGCTCCAAGGAAGGCCTGGCGCACCTGATGCTGGCCACCCTGGACCAGGGCGATACCGTTCTGGTACCCAACCCCAGCTACCCGATTCACATCTACGGTGCGGTGATTGCCGGCGCCCAGGTGCGCTCGGTGCCGCTGATTCCCGGCGTGGACTTCTTTGCCGAGCTGGAGCGGGCGATCCGCGGTTCGATCCCCAAGCCGAAGATGATGATCCTCGGCTTCCCGTCCAACCCGACCGCGCAGTGCGTGGAGCTGGACTTCTTCGAACGGGTGATCGCCCTGGCCAAGCAGTACGACGTGCTGGTGATCCACGACCTGGCCTACGCCGATATCGTCTACGACGGCTGGAAAGCCCCGTCGATCATGCAGGTACCGGGAGCCAAGGACATTGCGGTGGAGTTTTTCACCCTGTCCAAGAGCTACAACATGGCCGGCTGGCGCATCGGTTTTATGGTGGGTAACGCGGAACTGGTCAACGCCCTGGCGCGCATCAAGAGCTACCACGACTACGGCACCTTCACCCCGCTGCAAGTGGCGGCGATTGCCGCGCTGGAAGGCGACCAGCAATGTGTGAAAGACATTGCCGAGCAGTACCGCCAGCGCCGCAATGTGCTGGTCAAGGGCCTGCATGAACTGGGCTGGATGGTAGAGAATCCGAAGGCGTCGATGTATGTCTGGGCAAAAATTCCCGAGGCGTATGCCGCCATGGGCTCGCTGGAATTTGCCAAGAAGCTGCTGCTCGAAGCCAAGGTGTGTGTCTCGCCGGGGATCGGCTTTGGCGAGTATGGCGATGACCATGTGCGCTTTGCGCTGATCGAGAACCAGGACCGCATTCGCCAGGCGGTACGCGGGATACGGGCAATGTTCCGGGCCGATGGCCTGGTCACCAAAGCCTGACCGAGTGATCGTTCCCACGCTCTGCGTGGGAACGTAGTCCGGGACGCTTTGCGTCCCAAAGCGTGACGCAGAGCGTCACAAGGGGCATTCCCACGCGGAGCGTGGGAACGATCAGTCACCCCAGGTTGGGTTACACCACCAACGACAGCAACATGATAAAGCCCAGCGCCACGATGGACAGGATGGTCTCCATCGCCGTCCACGTCTTGAACGTCTCGGCCACGGTCATGTTGAAGTACTGCTTGACCAGCCAGAACCCTGCATCGTTGACGTGCGACAGAATCAACGACCCCGCCCCCGTCGCCAGCACCAGCAATTCCAGGTTGACCCCCGGCACCATGCCCACCACCGGCACCACAATGCCTGCGCCCGTAATGGTGGCCACGGTCGCCGAACCCGTGGCAATCCGAATCACTGCGGCTACCAGCCAGGCCAGCAGGATCGGGTTGATCTGCGCCGTCACCGCCATATGGCCGATCACGTCACCCACACCGCTGGTCACCAGCATCTGCTTGAAGCCACCACCGGCACCGATGATCAGGATGATCGCGGCGGTCGGCGCAAGGCTCGCATCCAGCAGCTTGAGGATTTGCTTGGAATGGATGCCCTGGCGATGACCAAAGGTGTACAGCGACAGCAGCAACGCCAGGAGCAAGGCACTGATCGGGTGGCCGATCATGTCCATCCAGTTACGCACGATGTGCCCGTCTGGCAGGGCGATGTCAGCGAAGGTTTTCAGCAGCATCAGGAACACCGGCAGCAGCACGGTGATCAGGGTGATGCTGAAGCTCGGCAGGTTTTTTGCGTCGGACTCGCGGGCCAGTTGGTCCACCAGTTCCTGGGACGGGTTGCCGGGGATGTACTTGGCAATGAACGTCCCGAAGATCGGCCCGGCAATGATGGCGGTCGGCAAGGCGACGATCAGGCCGTAAAGAATGGTCTTGCCGATATCCGCGCCAAACACGCCGATGGCCAGCAACGGCCCCGGATGCGGCGGCACCAGGCCGTGCACCGCCGACAGGCCGGCGAGCAACGGGATGCCGATCTTGATCAGCGACACACCGGTGCGCCGCGCAACGATAAACACCAGCGGGATCAGCAATACAAAACCGATCTCGAAGAACAGTGGGATGCCCACCAGGAAGGCCGCGAACATCATCGCCCACTGCACCTTTTCCTTGCCGAAGGCGCGGATCAGGGTCTGGGCGATCTGATCGGCACCGCCGGATTCGGCCATCATCTTGCCGAGCATCGTACCCAGCGCCAGGATAATCCCGACAAACCCGAGCACCCCGCCAAAACCGTCCTGGAAGGCCTTGATGATCTTGTCCACGGGCATGCCCGAGGTCAGGCCGAGAAAGCCTGCGGCGATGATCAGCGCAATAAAGGGGTGGACCTTGAACCGGGTGATCAACACGATCAGCCCGATGATAGTGACCACTGCATCAAGCAGCAGGTAAGACTCGTGGGACATGCCAAACATGGGGGTCGTCTCCTGTTTGTTGTTGTTATTAAAGCGGGTGTTGAATTTCGTGCCGTCGGATAGCGCTGTCTTTCGGGCAAAAAATCATCGGGAAGGTTCAAAACCGTGGGTCAGCCACCACGCGTGGGTCTGCGCGGCCAACGCCTCGATGCTGTCTTTACTGGCGTTGAGGGCCAGGGTCAGCGGCTCGCCAATGGGCGATTCGAGGGTGGCGAACTGGCTGTCGATCAGGCTGGCCGGCATGAAATGGCCGGGGCGATGGGACACGCGGTCGGCGGCCACTTCGCGGGTCAGTTCGAGGAAGACAAACCCCAGGCCCGGCGCGGCTTCGCGCAAGTGATCGCGGTAT comes from the Pseudomonas shahriarae genome and includes:
- a CDS encoding YybH family protein, which produces MSNAINTLIEQWKQAVVAKDVEQIVSFYAEDIVAFDAVNALQFKGKAAYRAHWQACMEFCPGPGVFDFHELHIVAADDSAFAHWLAHCGGTGPDGVLKTCWMRVSAGYQRINGQWKVVHEHWSAPFDMETGVGLFDLEP
- a CDS encoding pyridoxamine 5'-phosphate oxidase family protein yields the protein MLTTLDQLETLYGLPQERALRKEIAFLNEDYQAMVKASPLVIVSSSGADGLDGSPRGDVPGFVRIIDERTLAIPDRPGNNRLDTLRNLLVDPRIALLFIIPGIGETLRVNGRAQISIEPELLQSFAVNGKPARSVIVVQVEAAYFHCSKAFVRSDCWNPDKHVERSTLPSAGAFHKRLNDGQFDAEAYDREMPERVKATLY
- the alaC gene encoding alanine transaminase — translated: MADQGSPRRFARIDRLPPYVFNITAELKMAARRRGEDIIDLSMGNPDGPTPPHIVEKLVTVAQREDTHGYSTSKGIPRLRRAISRWYKDRYEVDIDPETEAIVTIGSKEGLAHLMLATLDQGDTVLVPNPSYPIHIYGAVIAGAQVRSVPLIPGVDFFAELERAIRGSIPKPKMMILGFPSNPTAQCVELDFFERVIALAKQYDVLVIHDLAYADIVYDGWKAPSIMQVPGAKDIAVEFFTLSKSYNMAGWRIGFMVGNAELVNALARIKSYHDYGTFTPLQVAAIAALEGDQQCVKDIAEQYRQRRNVLVKGLHELGWMVENPKASMYVWAKIPEAYAAMGSLEFAKKLLLEAKVCVSPGIGFGEYGDDHVRFALIENQDRIRQAVRGIRAMFRADGLVTKA
- a CDS encoding type II toxin-antitoxin system HipA family toxin codes for the protein MSSYKLQVRTPEGASGSVFVGTEHYHFRYADDALEQSAISLLMPVRAEEYRRHELHPIFQMNLPEGYVLEQLKNRLAKTVKVDPMLLLALSGSSAPIGRVFTSSAQVNQLIERNSPVSYGERLDEILAWDGAEDLFTHLVDRYILRAGISGVQPKVLVPEIPLVPEQKFTSKTNDLIIKSGRDEFPGLAINEYLCMSIAREAGIPVPPFYLSQNHKLFIMRRFDRDEKLNPLGFEDMTTLMGLSAEQKYSKSYNMIAKAVRLFCAIEHERSSLEQLFDSVALSCIVGNGDAHLKNFGLLYSDPLKRDARLAPAYDIANTTAYIPEDALALDLDGNRSFFASRLGILEFAKTCSIENAEERIRALLQTLEVVLAREDDYCRQAPHVAQAIRQSAQGYQRSFGG
- a CDS encoding GNAT family N-acetyltransferase — protein: METRLAPYETLTAAQQQQLASLEVHPEQLAYSGDIDCALNSLLVNPNPGIKGFALLADEIPVAFLLLKRPPCLPHWADEHSATLHALQVDRHQQGRGLGKACLQALPAAARLAWPQITALELSVDSDNVAAMGLYLQQGWVDRGEAYKGRVGYERRLALTLG
- a CDS encoding YciI family protein, translated to MKYLCLVYSAEALLHSLPDSPKDPECHAYAEAVHGSGRMLAAEALQPVSTATTVRMRNGKLSITDGPFAETKEQLAGFYLIEAKDLNEALQVAGGIPAARVGSVEVRPVRDLNL
- a CDS encoding GyrI-like domain-containing protein, producing the protein MNQQVTLPLEPRMEEGRAMVIAGVGGHYGKATLGDIPKLWELFDSCIKDITKRMGGVTYGVCYNATQEEFDYIAGVEVPAKSDVPGNFQSIEVPANHYAVFAHYGPVYALSQTYERIMYEWLPTSGYKVAGPDFERYSADFDVDKGTGTVEIWLPVEKSA
- a CDS encoding helix-turn-helix domain-containing protein — protein: MDPALLSQRIGNQVRSMRLSRGHTQAQLAQLAGTTRQKLIEIEHGSLSVAMNAYARVFAALGSEVKLVPVSMPTLEEVEDLFNE
- a CDS encoding GntP family permease, whose amino-acid sequence is MFGMSHESYLLLDAVVTIIGLIVLITRFKVHPFIALIIAAGFLGLTSGMPVDKIIKAFQDGFGGVLGFVGIILALGTMLGKMMAESGGADQIAQTLIRAFGKEKVQWAMMFAAFLVGIPLFFEIGFVLLIPLVFIVARRTGVSLIKIGIPLLAGLSAVHGLVPPHPGPLLAIGVFGADIGKTILYGLIVALPTAIIAGPIFGTFIAKYIPGNPSQELVDQLARESDAKNLPSFSITLITVLLPVFLMLLKTFADIALPDGHIVRNWMDMIGHPISALLLALLLSLYTFGHRQGIHSKQILKLLDASLAPTAAIILIIGAGGGFKQMLVTSGVGDVIGHMAVTAQINPILLAWLVAAVIRIATGSATVATITGAGIVVPVVGMVPGVNLELLVLATGAGSLILSHVNDAGFWLVKQYFNMTVAETFKTWTAMETILSIVALGFIMLLSLVV